The Oenanthe melanoleuca isolate GR-GAL-2019-014 unplaced genomic scaffold, OMel1.0 S016, whole genome shotgun sequence genome has a segment encoding these proteins:
- the LOC130266325 gene encoding translation initiation factor IF-2-like yields the protein MAVMALSFIVVENDKLIASPITLQLAEALLPLFDHDTSQVQQVSILLFQALVTLLLEKEEKALKTQVQQSLLPLFIHCHDKNRPVALPSAARSGRTGSSPGSCGPEPGAHGAPAQRGCGAGRHRGSPGTAGPVPLQSPAQRLLAAPQRCAGRGGRGRARAAPGKGAEPAPSLPSRRSPQLAEDRSRAAEHLRQALPYLRSPQEPLRDAAIRFIGEPGLPPRPAAARPQPRLLPRQLLPSGPGAVEPRLPSGLLPPSRSRALGGSMRQGPGLSPAGHEGEWPQGWQRRWQGAVPLGRAVTRSVFPGMAGWCLRGQEEELQIICEALEYMGDDSSPASYKPSC from the exons ATGGCAGTGATGGCCCTGAGCTTTATCGTGGTCGAAAACGACAAGCTGATAGCCAGCCCCAtcaccctgcagctggctgaggcGCTCCTGCCACTCTTTGACCAC GATACTAGCCAGGTGCAGCAGGTGTCCATACTGCTCTTCCAAGCGCTGGTCACTCTTCTGctagaaaaagaagaaaaggctctgaAGACCCAAGTGCAGCAGAGCCTACTCCCACTCTTCATCCACTGCCATGATAAGAATCGGC CTGTggccctgcccagtgctgcacGCAGCGGCCGCACgggctcttctccaggctcctgcgGCCCCGAGCCGGGGGCCCACGGAGCCCCGGCCcagcggggctgcggggcggggcggcaccgcggctccccgggcacagccggccctgtgcccctgcagagcccggcCCAGCGGCTGCTGGCCGCGCCTCAGCGCTGTGCGGGCAGGGgaggccggggccgggcgcgggcagcgcctGGCAAAGGGGCAGAGCCCGCCCCGAGCCTTCCCTCCCGCCGCTCTCcgcagctggcagaggacaggagccGAGCGGCCGAGCACCTGCGCCAGGCCCTGCCGTACCTGCGGAGCCCACAGGAGCCCCTGCGAGACGCGGCCATCAGGTTCATCGGTGAGCCcgggctccctccccgccccgccgcagctcggccccagccccgcctgcTGCCCCGGCAGCTTCTGCCATCCGGGCCCGGCGCCGTGGAGCCCCGGCTGCCCTCGGGGCTGCTGCCGCCCTCTCGCAGCCGTGCCTTGGGCGGCAGCATGCGGCAAGGgcccgggctgagccctgccgGCCACGAGGGCGagtggccacagggctggcagcgccgctggcagggagctgtgccgcTGGGCAGAGCCGTGACAAGGTCTGTGTTCCCAGGGATGGCCGGGTGGTGCCtgagagggcaggaggaagagctgcagatCATCTGTGAGG CCCTTGAATACATGGGAGAtgacagcagccctgccagtTACAAACCTTCCTGCTGA
- the LOC130266320 gene encoding serine/threonine-protein kinase pim-1-like produces the protein MISELEDGPECQEQSKNARDSGEQGVSPGQQTHGIVVGVSTQQGSPSHTCAPLPPPRGGGLLAGTQREAGQKKQLQELYQLGPQLGSGGFGTVFAGTRLSDGSPVAIKRVARESVLQWDELPDGTRVPLEIVLMEKVGSGCRSIIQLLDWFELPDSFLLVMERPEASRDLLQLLLEQEFLSEEVARWLLRQVLEAVWHCTACGVLHRDIKPENLLVDPESGELKLIDFGCGTFLQERAFTRFAGTRVYSPPEWIGLGCYHGHSATVWSLGVLLYEMVCGSLPFGDDRAIVSGQLVFRRQVSPECEHLVRWCLSKHPADRPQLEQIFWHPWVWGGHF, from the exons ATGATCAGTGAGCTTGAGGACGGCCCTGAGTGCCAG GAACAGAGCAAAAATGCCAGGGACAGTGGAGAGCAGGGAGTCTCACCTGGCCAGCAGACCCACGGCATAGTGGTGGgtgtcagcacacagcagggtAGTCCCAGCCACACTTGCGCCCCACTACCACCACCGAGAGGCGGTGGCCTGCTGGCCGGCACGCAGCGGGAAGCAG GGcaaaagaagcagctgcaggagctgtacCAGCTGGGCCCGCAGCTGGGGAGCGGCGGCTTCGGCACCGTTTTCGCGGGCACCCGCCTCTCAGACGGGAGCCCG GTGGCCATCAAACGCGTGGCCCGGGAGAGCGTGCTGCAGTGGGACGAGCTG CCCGACGGCACCCGTGTTCCTCTGGAGATCGTGCTCATGGAGAAGGTGGGCTCTGGCTGCCGCTCAATCATCCAGCTCCTCGACTGGTTTGAGCTGCCTGACAGCTTCCTGCTGGTCATGGAGCGCCCGGAGGCATCTCGGGATCTCCTGCAgttgctgctggagcaggagttCCTGAGCGAGGAGGTGGCGCGCTGGCTTTTGCGCCAGGTGCTGGAGGCCGTGTGGCACTGCACCGCCTGCGGCGTCCTGCACCGCGACATCAAGCCGGAGAACCTCCTCGTGGACCCGGAGAGCGGCGAGCTGAAGCTCATCGACTTCGGTTGCGGCACCTTCCTCCAGGAGCGCGCCTTCACACGATTTGCCg GAACACGCGTGTACAGCCCTCCCGAGTGGATCGGACTTGGCTGCTACCACGGCCATTCGGCGACCGTCTGGTCCCTGGGTGTGCTGCTGTACGAAATGGTCTGCGGGAGCCTCCCCTTCGGGGACGACCGCGCCATCGTGTCGGGGCAGCTCGTCTTCAGGCGCCAGGTCTCTCCAG AGTGCGAACATCTGGTGCGCTGGTGCTTGTCCAAGCACCCCGCCGACCGGCCACAACTGGAGCAGATCTTCTGGCACCCTTGGGTGTGGGGCGGGCATTTTTGA